One window of the Papaver somniferum cultivar HN1 unplaced genomic scaffold, ASM357369v1 unplaced-scaffold_115, whole genome shotgun sequence genome contains the following:
- the LOC113329171 gene encoding major latex protein 146-like, which translates to MAQIHRIQVQDEAKNCSADQFYGFLKNERTKYPKLLPLVFKVSKFLQEMEKVWALFGFGNLLWGRGRTPYGGFAGKVNHVGNVIPEIWVTKWTSVTLTEKTEAVDDESMTISFKMTDGDLLRVYTKFEYNVSVTPLVTPGGDKQSCLVKWCLEYEKENEDGPDPTEYVELASCITKAVASHCDKKA; encoded by the exons ATGGCTCAAATTCACAGGATACAGGTTCAAGATGAGGCAAAAAACTGCTCGGCAGACCAATTTTATGGTTTTCTTAAGAATGAAAGGACCAAGTACCCAAAGCTTCTTCCTCTTGTATTCAAGGTGTCCAAATTCTTGCAGGAGATGGAAAAAGTGTGGGCACTGTTTGGCTTTGGAAACTTATTATGG GGGAgaggtcggactccatatggaggatttgctggaaaagtgAATCACGTCGGAAACGTAATTCCAGAAATTTGGGTAACCAAAT GGACTTCTGTAACGTTGACGGAGAAGACTGAAGCCGTGGATGACGAAAGTATGACTATTAGTTTCAAAATGACTGATGGTGATCTTTTGCGTGTGTATACTAAGTTTGAGTATAACGTGAGTGTAACTCCATTAGTTACACCAGGAGGTGATAAACAAAGCTGTTTAGTAAAATGGTGTTTGGAATatgagaaagaaaatgaagatggCCCTGATCCAACCGAGTATGTGGAATTGGCAAGCTGTATTACTAAAGCCGTGGCTAGCCACTGTGACAAAAAGGCTTAG